One genomic region from Mycobacterium basiliense encodes:
- a CDS encoding aldehyde dehydrogenase family protein — translation MMIDGTLVDGQAGTFTNVNPATEEALGEVVDASNADMHRAIDAARRAFDESDWSTNRALRKRCLEQLQEAIEAEREEFREELILEAGAPRAITFGPQLDAPLADALRYPARLIDEYPWETDLGDSLVSITGQMTTRKVWREPVGVVGAIVPWNFPFEVTINKLGQALGTGNTVVLKPAPDTPFNATRLGRLIAEKTDIPAGVVNVVTSSDHLVGEELTLSPRVDLISFTGSTAVGKRIMEKGAATMKRLFLELGGKSATIVLEDADFGLACAIGIAPCMHAGQGCANPTRMLLPRSRYDEGVAILKSIYDNVMPGDPQDPATLCGPVISPKQRNRVLGYLNKGVEEGATCLVGGPDAPTGFDRGFYVRPTLFVDVDNSMTIAQEEIFGPVLSVIPFDTEEDAIRIANDSVYGLAGNVMSGSLEHSLAVARRLRAGFIGVNGGAPYGADTPFGGYKDSGVGRQNGVAGFDQYTQIKSVGYPAG, via the coding sequence ATGATGATCGACGGCACGCTGGTCGACGGCCAAGCCGGCACCTTCACCAACGTCAACCCGGCCACTGAGGAGGCACTCGGCGAGGTTGTCGACGCCTCGAACGCAGATATGCACCGGGCTATCGATGCGGCACGACGCGCGTTCGACGAGTCAGACTGGTCAACCAACCGTGCGTTGCGCAAGCGCTGCCTGGAGCAACTGCAGGAGGCCATCGAGGCAGAGCGGGAAGAGTTTCGTGAAGAGCTCATTCTCGAGGCCGGCGCGCCCCGCGCGATCACCTTCGGACCCCAATTGGATGCGCCGCTGGCCGACGCGCTGCGCTATCCCGCCCGGCTGATCGACGAATACCCCTGGGAAACCGACCTGGGTGACTCCTTGGTCAGCATCACCGGCCAAATGACCACCCGCAAGGTCTGGCGGGAGCCGGTCGGGGTGGTCGGCGCCATCGTGCCGTGGAATTTCCCGTTTGAGGTCACCATCAACAAGCTCGGCCAAGCGCTGGGCACCGGCAACACCGTGGTGCTCAAGCCGGCGCCGGACACTCCGTTCAACGCGACCCGCCTGGGCCGGCTGATCGCCGAAAAGACTGACATCCCAGCCGGCGTCGTCAACGTGGTCACCTCCTCGGACCACCTGGTGGGGGAGGAGCTCACTCTCTCACCCCGGGTTGACCTGATCTCGTTCACCGGCTCGACCGCCGTCGGGAAACGAATCATGGAAAAGGGTGCGGCGACCATGAAGCGGCTGTTCCTGGAATTGGGTGGCAAGTCGGCCACCATCGTCTTGGAGGACGCCGATTTCGGGTTGGCCTGCGCGATCGGCATCGCGCCGTGTATGCACGCCGGGCAGGGCTGCGCCAACCCGACCCGGATGCTGTTGCCGCGATCGCGCTACGACGAAGGGGTGGCGATCCTCAAGAGCATCTACGACAACGTCATGCCGGGAGATCCCCAGGACCCCGCGACCCTATGTGGTCCGGTGATCTCGCCCAAACAACGCAACCGGGTGCTCGGCTACCTCAACAAGGGCGTCGAAGAGGGCGCCACCTGTCTGGTCGGCGGGCCGGATGCGCCGACCGGATTTGACCGAGGATTCTATGTGCGGCCAACACTTTTCGTTGATGTCGACAACTCCATGACCATCGCCCAGGAGGAGATCTTCGGCCCAGTGCTCTCGGTAATCCCGTTCGACACCGAAGAGGACGCGATCCGGATCGCCAACGACAGCGTGTACGGATTGGCCGGCAATGTGATGTCGGGTTCGTTGGAGCACTCGCTGGCGGTGGCCCGGCGGCTGCGGGCCGGTTTCATCGGCGTCAACGGCGGCGCTCCCTACGGCGCCGACACCCCGTTCGGTGGATACAAGGACAGTGGTGTGGGTCGCCAGAACGGTGTGGCCGGGTTCGACCAGTACACGCAGATCAAATCGGTGGGTTACCCGGCGGGCTAG
- a CDS encoding nitric oxide reductase activation protein NorD — protein sequence MTSEQQSPERLPRWGVLASAIAGRGLHVALSAPGEPSWTDGDTIFVATGMPAGLQLQSLAVQASLLAAGSLERDVLRALRWRTSLARRYLAVEGQRALAVTDEWLPPRLRAMIDVRVVACSDSPTTSLAVALSRRPIADPPRSFGAIRPRKMLAQLAKRTRGDTQPAIGDLVERGHQAGTQLDDDTADRAAGADIVSSPIGGGGALGRLLRRMLGPAGRLGVGGQPGADAPTHRTRAGSRGFGALWSSPPVRLPEDRAALGAVATPVFSYPEWDVYRRRYRSNWCTVREISPIVEDALSPDGLGGYGLRRSLARIGLAPDWFRRQPQGEDIDIDAAIEAHVAVAAGSPPGEAIYVDRLRRRRDLAALLLVDSSGSVGQTGAWGKTVHEQQLAAAVALAVALRDLGDRLALYAFYSQGRAAVQLMPLKRFGEALDAPALRRIGGLVPGAYSRLGAAIRHGAAMLESQGGTTRRMLVVLSDGLAYDHGYERDYGAADARRALAEARGRGIGCVCLTVGASTDPQELQRVFGSAALATVGRPEQLRQVVGPLFRVALRSAEVRKPEVVPG from the coding sequence TTGACTAGCGAACAGCAAAGTCCCGAGCGACTGCCGCGATGGGGCGTCCTGGCATCGGCCATCGCCGGCCGTGGGCTACACGTTGCGCTGAGCGCACCGGGCGAGCCGAGCTGGACGGATGGCGACACGATTTTCGTCGCCACCGGCATGCCCGCGGGTCTTCAGCTGCAGTCGCTGGCCGTGCAGGCGTCCCTGCTGGCCGCCGGGAGCCTAGAGCGCGATGTGCTCCGGGCGTTGCGGTGGCGAACCTCGCTGGCCCGGCGCTATCTCGCGGTAGAGGGGCAGCGGGCGCTCGCGGTGACCGACGAGTGGTTGCCGCCGCGGCTGCGCGCCATGATCGACGTGCGCGTCGTCGCGTGCAGCGATTCGCCGACCACTTCGCTAGCCGTCGCGCTGAGTCGACGTCCAATTGCCGACCCACCCCGTAGCTTCGGCGCCATTCGGCCGCGAAAAATGTTGGCTCAGTTGGCGAAGCGCACTCGTGGCGATACCCAGCCGGCCATCGGCGACCTGGTCGAGCGAGGCCACCAAGCTGGCACCCAGTTGGACGACGACACCGCAGACCGGGCCGCTGGTGCCGACATCGTTTCCAGTCCAATAGGTGGTGGGGGAGCGCTGGGCCGGTTGCTGCGTCGCATGCTGGGTCCGGCTGGCCGGCTCGGTGTGGGCGGGCAGCCGGGTGCCGATGCGCCGACGCACCGCACTCGGGCCGGTAGCCGCGGATTCGGCGCGCTGTGGTCGAGCCCGCCGGTCAGGTTGCCCGAGGACCGAGCTGCCCTGGGCGCCGTGGCAACACCGGTGTTCAGCTACCCGGAGTGGGACGTCTACCGGCGGCGCTATCGGTCGAACTGGTGCACGGTGCGGGAGATATCGCCAATCGTCGAGGACGCGTTGTCCCCGGATGGCCTGGGTGGGTACGGATTACGCAGATCGCTGGCCCGCATCGGCCTGGCGCCGGACTGGTTTCGCCGGCAGCCGCAGGGAGAGGATATCGACATCGATGCGGCGATTGAAGCGCACGTAGCGGTGGCGGCCGGTTCGCCTCCCGGCGAGGCGATCTATGTCGATCGGCTCCGCCGGCGCCGTGACCTTGCCGCGCTGCTGCTGGTGGACAGCTCGGGTTCGGTCGGCCAGACGGGTGCGTGGGGCAAGACGGTGCACGAGCAACAACTCGCCGCCGCTGTCGCCCTGGCCGTCGCGCTGCGTGACCTCGGGGACCGGCTGGCGCTCTACGCCTTTTATTCACAAGGGCGGGCGGCGGTGCAACTGATGCCGCTAAAGCGGTTCGGTGAGGCGCTCGATGCGCCGGCGTTGCGACGCATCGGTGGCCTGGTGCCCGGTGCGTACTCGAGGCTTGGTGCGGCGATCCGGCATGGTGCGGCCATGCTGGAAAGCCAGGGCGGCACAACGCGGCGGATGCTGGTCGTGCTGTCGGACGGTTTGGCGTACGACCATGGCTACGAACGCGATTACGGTGCAGCGGACGCTCGGCGCGCGCTGGCCGAAGCACGAGGTCGGGGCATCGGATGTGTCTGCCTGACGGTTGGCGCAAGTACCGATCCCCAGGAGCTGCAGCGAGTGTTCGGTAGCGCTGCTCTTGCCACCGTTGGGCGACCGGAACAACTGAGGCAGGTGGTCGGGCCGTTGTTCCGGGTGGCCTTACGTTCGGCCGAAGTCCGTAAACCGGAGGTAGTCCCCGGTTGA
- a CDS encoding PPE family protein, with protein MVLGYAWLPPEINSARIFSGAGSGPLFTAASAWDGLATDLYASASSFESVITGLAAGPWSGPASVSMAAAAAPYMTWLGVAAGQAESAANQARAAATAFEAALSATVHPAAVTANRMSLTSLVATNFLGQNTPAIAANEFDYLEMWAQDVAAMVGYHGGATSVAAALTPFSGPPLDLAGWASQVGAQVVGAATTASAALSTPAQSLVAAVPTAMSALQSLPLSSLSPLMYPLSMAISPLTNMMSNAMRTSTAGLASATTELPASAAKAADASLAAIKPLGGAGLGSAVAAGLGQARMVGAVSVPPTWEGSMPTRMASSALSGLGGAGLPAGADTAGAMRPAMMPMPMGGAGGGAGMPAGMLGRGGASPNPAQSRPSVVPRTGIG; from the coding sequence ATGGTATTGGGTTATGCGTGGTTACCGCCGGAGATCAACTCGGCGCGGATCTTCTCCGGTGCCGGCTCGGGGCCACTGTTTACCGCGGCATCGGCCTGGGATGGGCTGGCCACGGATCTGTACGCGTCAGCGTCGTCTTTTGAATCGGTGATTACCGGGTTGGCGGCTGGACCCTGGTCGGGTCCGGCGTCGGTATCGATGGCCGCCGCGGCGGCGCCGTACATGACGTGGCTCGGGGTGGCGGCCGGCCAGGCAGAGTCGGCGGCCAATCAGGCGCGCGCGGCGGCGACGGCCTTCGAAGCAGCATTGTCGGCGACGGTACATCCGGCTGCGGTGACGGCCAATCGGATGTCGCTGACCTCGCTGGTGGCGACGAACTTTCTCGGCCAGAACACCCCGGCGATTGCGGCCAACGAGTTCGACTACCTAGAGATGTGGGCTCAGGATGTGGCTGCCATGGTGGGCTACCACGGCGGGGCGACGTCAGTGGCCGCGGCGTTGACCCCGTTTAGTGGGCCACCCCTGGATCTCGCGGGGTGGGCGTCCCAGGTTGGCGCTCAGGTTGTCGGCGCGGCGACGACGGCCTCGGCGGCGCTGTCCACCCCCGCGCAAAGCCTGGTGGCCGCGGTCCCGACTGCCATGTCGGCGCTTCAGTCGCTGCCGTTGTCGAGTCTGTCGCCGTTGATGTACCCGTTGAGCATGGCGATTTCGCCGCTGACGAACATGATGAGCAATGCGATGCGGACGTCGACGGCCGGGTTGGCCAGTGCGACCACCGAGTTGCCGGCAAGCGCGGCAAAGGCGGCGGATGCATCCCTTGCGGCGATCAAGCCGTTGGGCGGTGCGGGCCTTGGATCGGCGGTGGCCGCGGGTCTGGGTCAGGCGCGGATGGTTGGTGCGGTGTCGGTTCCACCGACATGGGAGGGGTCCATGCCCACGCGTATGGCCAGTTCTGCATTGTCGGGTTTGGGCGGGGCCGGGTTACCTGCCGGCGCCGATACGGCGGGGGCGATGCGGCCCGCGATGATGCCGATGCCGATGGGCGGAGCGGGTGGTGGAGCCGGGATGCCTGCTGGCATGTTGGGCCGCGGGGGCGCCAGCCCCAACCCGGCGCAGTCCAGGCCCAGCGTGGTGCCGCGCACCGGAATCGGGTAG
- a CDS encoding YciI family protein: MAEYMKFGQDHAAVIRGGNALYPTSTATTVRVSGARGGDVVTSDGPYAETKEALTGFYLIEATDLDEALRIAAEIPAAWDGAVEVRPVIEFG, encoded by the coding sequence ATGGCCGAATACATGAAATTCGGACAGGACCATGCCGCGGTGATCCGTGGTGGCAACGCGTTGTACCCGACCAGCACCGCGACCACCGTGCGGGTCAGCGGCGCGCGCGGCGGCGACGTCGTCACCAGCGACGGCCCGTACGCCGAGACCAAGGAGGCGCTGACCGGCTTCTACCTCATCGAGGCCACCGACCTCGACGAGGCGTTGCGTATCGCCGCCGAAATCCCCGCCGCCTGGGACGGCGCCGTCGAGGTGCGACCGGTCATCGAATTCGGTTGA
- a CDS encoding SDR family oxidoreductase produces the protein MDEPRTIVITGASRGLGLASAALLYRRGWRVVAAMRSPESGMAALRSKTVASEHGSGRLIPVQLDLTVPASVAAGAKVIEDVVGAPRVLVHNAGISAAGTVEETPIELWERMFATHVLGPVQLTKALLPAMRAAGRGRIVMISSQGGVRGMPEIAAYSAAKGALERWAESLAGEVAPFGLGVTVLVAGTFDTDIITDAGTSDHRDFTGPYGAQHAMIERRGRFAMRFAAPPDRFAKRLAKAVEDHAPFARHAVGPDARMLMVANRLLSGKAFHRVARLAMGIPPPGALRSAPRTESDTHG, from the coding sequence ATGGATGAGCCGCGCACCATCGTCATCACCGGTGCGTCCCGCGGGCTCGGCCTCGCATCGGCTGCGCTGCTGTACCGGCGGGGCTGGCGGGTGGTGGCCGCGATGCGCTCACCGGAGTCCGGAATGGCCGCGTTGCGGTCGAAGACCGTTGCGTCCGAACATGGTTCGGGACGGCTGATCCCTGTCCAGCTGGACCTGACCGTTCCCGCGTCGGTCGCCGCGGGGGCCAAGGTGATCGAGGATGTCGTCGGGGCCCCGCGGGTGCTGGTGCACAACGCGGGCATCTCTGCGGCGGGCACGGTAGAGGAGACACCGATCGAACTGTGGGAGCGGATGTTTGCCACCCACGTGCTCGGGCCGGTGCAGTTGACCAAGGCTCTATTGCCCGCAATGCGTGCGGCCGGGCGCGGGCGAATCGTCATGATCTCCAGTCAGGGTGGGGTTCGCGGCATGCCGGAGATCGCGGCATACTCCGCGGCCAAAGGTGCACTGGAACGCTGGGCCGAATCCTTGGCCGGGGAGGTAGCGCCCTTCGGTCTCGGCGTCACCGTGTTGGTGGCCGGGACGTTTGATACCGACATCATCACCGACGCGGGGACATCGGATCACCGGGACTTCACCGGTCCCTACGGCGCCCAGCACGCCATGATCGAGCGGCGGGGCCGCTTTGCGATGCGGTTCGCGGCCCCACCCGACCGGTTCGCGAAACGTCTGGCCAAGGCCGTCGAGGACCACGCCCCGTTCGCCCGGCACGCCGTGGGCCCGGATGCCCGCATGCTCATGGTTGCCAACCGGCTGCTTTCCGGTAAGGCTTTCCATAGGGTGGCCCGGCTAGCGATGGGCATCCCACCTCCCGGTGCTCTACGGAGCGCACCCCGTACAGAGAGCGACACACATGGCTGA
- a CDS encoding cytochrome P450, with amino-acid sequence MQLFDDLEDFGAFDDVVSGDVRDPYTELARLRREQPVQRIDVSAMPHQQSKPVFIVYRHEDVARVLRDNETFSSAIIIDAFGDVLGRHIMLGMDEPEHGRHRSLVAKAFSQKALARWEDELVGRVGDGLIDQFAAHGRADLVKEFTFPYPTQIIAGLLGLPREDYPQFQRWSISLLSFTVNPERGRAASLALQEYFAPILAARRHQPRDDLISGLAQAQIDGERLSDEEIYSFLRLLLPAGVETTYRSLGNMLFGLLSDTDQLNAVLVDRSLLPQAIEEAVRWEPPLLTITRVATRDAELSGVPIPAGSSVMPMLGAANRQDERYPDPDRFDIFRAARAHIGFGHGVHVCLGMHLARLEMRVALNLLFDRLPNLRMDPNGDDPHIRGQVFRSPTSLPVLFDPL; translated from the coding sequence TTGCAGCTGTTCGATGATCTCGAGGATTTCGGGGCCTTCGACGACGTGGTCTCCGGTGACGTCCGGGACCCGTACACCGAGCTTGCCCGGCTGCGGCGCGAGCAACCAGTGCAGCGCATCGACGTCTCGGCCATGCCGCACCAGCAGTCCAAGCCCGTTTTCATCGTCTACCGCCATGAAGACGTCGCGCGGGTGCTGCGGGACAACGAGACGTTCTCCTCGGCCATCATCATCGACGCTTTCGGTGACGTGCTGGGTCGCCATATCATGCTCGGGATGGATGAGCCCGAGCACGGACGCCACCGATCGTTGGTAGCAAAAGCGTTCTCGCAGAAGGCGTTGGCGCGTTGGGAAGACGAATTGGTCGGCAGGGTGGGCGATGGCCTGATCGACCAATTCGCCGCCCACGGGCGCGCCGATCTGGTGAAGGAATTCACCTTCCCCTATCCCACCCAGATCATCGCCGGCCTGCTCGGGCTGCCGCGCGAGGACTATCCGCAGTTTCAGCGGTGGTCGATCTCGCTGCTGAGTTTCACGGTCAACCCGGAGCGGGGTCGCGCTGCCTCGTTGGCGCTGCAGGAGTACTTTGCTCCGATCCTGGCAGCACGACGCCACCAACCCCGGGACGATCTGATCAGCGGTTTGGCCCAAGCCCAGATCGACGGGGAGCGGCTGTCGGACGAGGAGATCTATTCTTTCCTGCGGCTGTTGCTTCCGGCCGGTGTCGAAACCACCTACCGCTCGCTGGGAAACATGCTGTTCGGATTGCTGAGCGACACCGACCAACTCAACGCGGTTCTCGTCGACCGGTCGCTGTTGCCGCAGGCGATCGAGGAGGCGGTGCGTTGGGAACCACCGCTGCTGACCATCACCCGGGTTGCCACCCGCGACGCCGAACTGTCCGGCGTGCCCATTCCGGCCGGATCCTCGGTGATGCCCATGCTGGGCGCGGCCAACCGGCAGGACGAACGCTATCCCGATCCCGATCGCTTTGACATCTTCCGCGCGGCCAGGGCGCACATCGGCTTCGGCCACGGGGTGCACGTCTGCCTCGGGATGCACCTGGCCCGGCTGGAGATGCGGGTCGCGCTCAACCTGCTCTTCGATCGATTGCCCAACCTGCGGATGGACCCCAACGGGGACGATCCCCACATCCGCGGTCAGGTATTCCGGTCGCCGACTTCACTTCCGGTGCTATTCGATCCGCTCTAA
- a CDS encoding CbbQ/NirQ/NorQ/GpvN family protein codes for MSSDGVLPAAVRPFYVSVGNEERVFKAAFRQGLSVLLKGPTGCGKTRFLEAMAHDVQRPLITVACHDDLTAADLVGRFLLRGGDTEWVDGPLTRAAREGAICYLDEVVEARQDTTVVLHPLADHRRQLPIERLGVTLDVAPGFCLVVSYNPGYQSVLKDLKDSTRQRMIAIEFGFPTADIEQDIVAHEAGVALEAAAQLVRLARAIRRLQDGGLREVASTRVLIATGQMASEGLTLREAAIAAIAGPLTDDNHAVNGLLEMIDIYLPGP; via the coding sequence ATGTCGTCGGACGGCGTGCTGCCAGCAGCGGTGCGCCCGTTCTATGTGTCGGTGGGCAATGAAGAGCGGGTCTTCAAGGCGGCCTTCCGGCAAGGGCTCTCGGTACTGCTCAAGGGTCCGACCGGCTGCGGTAAGACCCGGTTTCTGGAGGCCATGGCCCACGATGTGCAGCGTCCGCTGATCACGGTGGCCTGCCACGACGACCTCACCGCGGCCGACCTGGTCGGACGGTTCCTGCTGCGCGGCGGTGATACGGAGTGGGTCGACGGTCCGCTCACACGAGCGGCTCGCGAGGGTGCGATCTGCTATCTGGACGAGGTGGTCGAGGCCCGGCAGGACACCACCGTCGTGCTGCACCCCCTGGCCGATCACCGGCGCCAGCTGCCCATCGAACGGCTGGGGGTGACCCTTGACGTCGCACCTGGGTTTTGCCTGGTGGTGTCCTACAACCCCGGGTATCAAAGTGTCCTCAAAGACCTCAAGGATTCGACTCGGCAACGCATGATCGCGATTGAATTCGGTTTTCCCACAGCTGATATCGAGCAAGACATCGTTGCCCATGAGGCCGGAGTGGCGCTCGAGGCCGCCGCCCAGCTGGTGCGATTGGCCCGGGCGATCCGCCGGCTGCAGGACGGCGGATTGCGCGAGGTGGCCTCGACCCGGGTGCTTATTGCCACCGGCCAGATGGCCTCGGAAGGGCTCACGTTGCGCGAGGCGGCTATCGCTGCCATAGCCGGCCCCTTGACCGACGATAACCATGCCGTGAATGGACTGTTGGAGATGATCGACATCTACCTGCCCGGTCCGTAG
- a CDS encoding spirocyclase AveC family protein — MATQTVGATAKVARGSARVSIWVTVWVAVVVVALVVIAYYARQGAVSTRIRNPDVAGAPRPVQPLFGYDHWLALFQIFTIISMTLIVVVYVVAWRRYPAHPVLLMGIVTTLIVWQDPIMNWSPYAVYNPQLWHWPEDWPLVSLSPTVEPFLVIGYIMFYLGPYFPAIWILRKIQARRPVDSFAWRRPLISLAAIILPLGIIIDAMLEMTLVRTGFYIYSQVIPFGSAFAGQTYQFPFIWETVMVTFVMIPAGVLLYRDDTGRTVAERLAQRARILRGRPALATFVVMFAAINLAYFAYGTGFAIVKWTRTATSVACPWPYPEAKAYDPQGFYERNGQSGPYSVGIWSTWMSAQPHGRPDVAAPPDGGRCGPQHG; from the coding sequence ATGGCTACCCAAACCGTCGGTGCGACCGCCAAGGTGGCCAGGGGGTCTGCCCGGGTCTCCATCTGGGTCACGGTGTGGGTTGCGGTGGTCGTCGTGGCGCTTGTCGTCATCGCCTATTACGCACGACAGGGTGCAGTCTCAACGCGGATTCGCAATCCCGATGTCGCCGGCGCGCCTCGTCCGGTGCAGCCGCTGTTCGGCTACGACCACTGGTTGGCGCTGTTTCAGATCTTCACCATCATCTCGATGACGCTGATCGTCGTGGTCTATGTGGTGGCCTGGCGTCGGTATCCCGCCCACCCCGTACTTCTGATGGGAATCGTCACGACGCTGATCGTGTGGCAGGACCCGATCATGAACTGGTCGCCATACGCGGTGTACAACCCGCAACTATGGCATTGGCCCGAAGACTGGCCGCTGGTGTCGTTATCGCCGACCGTCGAGCCGTTTCTGGTCATCGGCTACATCATGTTCTACCTGGGGCCCTACTTTCCGGCGATCTGGATCCTGCGCAAGATTCAGGCCCGTCGGCCCGTCGACTCGTTTGCCTGGCGTCGTCCGCTGATCAGCCTGGCGGCCATCATCCTGCCGCTCGGGATCATCATCGATGCGATGTTGGAGATGACGTTGGTGCGCACCGGCTTTTACATCTATTCCCAAGTCATTCCGTTTGGGTCGGCCTTCGCCGGACAGACCTACCAGTTCCCGTTCATCTGGGAGACGGTGATGGTGACCTTCGTGATGATTCCCGCGGGCGTACTGCTCTACCGCGACGACACCGGGCGCACCGTTGCCGAAAGGCTCGCCCAGCGGGCCCGGATTTTGCGGGGACGCCCCGCGCTGGCCACGTTCGTGGTCATGTTCGCTGCGATCAACCTGGCGTATTTCGCCTACGGCACTGGCTTCGCCATCGTCAAATGGACCAGAACCGCGACCTCCGTTGCCTGCCCGTGGCCCTATCCGGAAGCCAAAGCCTATGACCCACAGGGCTTCTACGAGCGCAACGGTCAGTCGGGTCCGTACTCGGTGGGCATCTGGTCAACCTGGATGAGCGCACAGCCGCACGGCCGCCCGGATGTGGCGGCACCCCCGGATGGCGGACGCTGCGGACCGCAGCATGGATGA
- a CDS encoding ABC transporter substrate-binding protein — MSYLGTAQPIKIGYLFDFLLPEGYPREMRDDLTRPFDVVFADGMRQRVIDRPVEIVYREVEGLPKGAVKAVIDAYGELVDEGCLVVFGPHITENAVPTKEAIEERFRVPAVNVCGSDDWLGEWTFAFPQGSMTDEPIFWADLLAKGGHNDVGVLVEQSLVGQSYLGNFRKAAQSSGIRIVAEAQIAQTAQDTGQAVRSLSEAKPSALVHCGFGFGIVFVNPALTELGWDPPRFTSTAFQNAWINPAMWQAFMGWTGIDQYDEGNDVGQAFLDRYESEYGRRPQYCVPVVNRDVAATLLHAFSDAHPLSPRGVKEALERVKMLPAAAGAPGTRISLGKWTRRAWMGAGYLVARTLDPDGVTSHLVGRFGE; from the coding sequence TTGTCCTACCTGGGCACGGCGCAGCCGATCAAAATCGGCTACCTGTTCGACTTCCTGCTGCCGGAAGGCTATCCGCGGGAGATGCGCGATGACCTGACTCGACCGTTCGACGTGGTGTTTGCCGACGGCATGCGTCAGCGGGTGATCGATCGCCCGGTGGAAATCGTGTACCGGGAGGTCGAAGGGCTCCCGAAGGGCGCCGTCAAAGCCGTCATCGATGCTTACGGCGAACTCGTCGACGAAGGCTGCCTGGTGGTCTTCGGGCCGCACATCACCGAGAACGCCGTGCCGACCAAGGAGGCGATCGAGGAGCGATTCCGGGTCCCGGCGGTCAACGTATGCGGCAGCGACGACTGGCTGGGCGAGTGGACATTTGCGTTTCCGCAAGGATCGATGACCGACGAGCCCATCTTTTGGGCGGACTTGCTGGCCAAGGGTGGCCACAACGATGTCGGCGTACTGGTCGAACAATCCCTGGTCGGTCAGAGCTATCTCGGGAATTTCCGAAAAGCCGCCCAAAGCAGCGGCATTCGCATTGTCGCCGAAGCGCAGATCGCCCAGACGGCACAGGACACCGGCCAGGCCGTCCGCAGCCTATCTGAGGCAAAGCCATCTGCCCTGGTGCATTGTGGTTTTGGCTTCGGGATTGTCTTTGTCAACCCGGCTCTGACCGAACTCGGCTGGGATCCGCCCCGGTTCACCAGCACCGCGTTTCAAAACGCCTGGATCAATCCGGCTATGTGGCAAGCCTTTATGGGGTGGACCGGGATCGACCAGTATGACGAGGGAAACGATGTGGGTCAGGCCTTCCTGGACCGGTATGAGTCCGAATACGGACGTCGGCCCCAATATTGCGTGCCGGTGGTGAACCGCGATGTTGCGGCCACGCTGCTGCACGCCTTCTCCGACGCCCACCCGCTGAGCCCCCGCGGTGTGAAGGAGGCGCTCGAACGGGTGAAGATGTTGCCTGCCGCCGCTGGTGCACCGGGAACCAGAATCTCGCTGGGGAAGTGGACTCGACGGGCCTGGATGGGCGCGGGTTATCTGGTGGCCCGGACGTTGGACCCCGACGGCGTAACCTCCCACCTCGTGGGCCGTTTCGGAGAGTGA